The Accipiter gentilis chromosome 8, bAccGen1.1, whole genome shotgun sequence genomic sequence TGAACACACTGGTCTATTGCATTCAAGAATCCAACTCCTAGTGCTGGAAGAAATTGAACTCAAGTTTATGTTGAGCACAGCCAATTACTCAATTTTCATTTTGGGGAGTGGGAGATCCTGGTTTAGTCCTTGCTGCGTGCAGTTAGAACAGCAGCTTATCATTACTTGCACAGACCTCATGCAAGTTTTACAACAACATTGAATTCTCTCAACCAGCAAGAcatggggaaggagaaaaacaaaaaatgttaaaaaaaaaagttttacctttttgtgtcctcttctctgcagaagcttgTGATGCCATGTAAATAGCTGCAGCTGCTACAGAGATAGGGCTTCTCCCAGGAACCAAATCTAATTCCACAGCTTTACGGGCAATATGTGTTGCTGCCATTTGTACTTGTTTGGGAAGACCCAGATTGGAACAGAATCTTGACATGAAGTCTCCAGTTGTAATCAGATCAACACTTGTTTCGAGAGCTTTCAAAATAAGTTTAAAACACCGGCCTATTTCCTTCTTTGAAATCCTGGACACTGCACATATTTCTAAACAAAGAGTAAAAATTAAACTTTAGGCATGACAGCATTTGCTCCCCCAAAATAATCAAATTTGATTCTCATTAAGACCCACAAAGAAGGCCAATGTCATGAAGGCCACCATCACTAAATAAGCTTTGCACATCTGTGAAACTTCCAAATCACTTCAGTCAGGGCACATTTTTCTTAAGGAGCTAACTAATACAGCTTGCTTAGTAAGGGAAATTTAGTACTCAACGCCAAACAAAGCCGCATCCCTGTCAGGGAAGAGTTGCACATATTTACTGCAGAACTGTCAGTTCAAATTCAGTTACAACAGTCCCCACCACCCTCCAGTCAAAGCAATACCTTTTAAGTTTCACCAACACTCAAAATGACTTTCAAATGCTAATTTTTAATGCATTATGACCAAAAATCCCATGCCTGAGAGCCTACTCACTTCACAAATATAACAAATTTCCAGACCCCCTCCTATCATCCCCCCCaaaggtgagctgtggctgagaaCAACCAATTCAGCAAAGTCCAGGAATGAGAAAACCAGCCTCCTACAGTGACAGTAACTAGACCTTTACTTCATAGCAAAATTGAATCTGTATCACTGAAAACTTACCTTTAAACGTTCTTGGAACACCCTCTTGCCTACAGGCTATGTAGAGACAAGCAGAAGCAATAGCATCATTACTCCTTCCCTTCAGGCTCTTCTGCTCATACACTTgcttgaataaattatttgttcGATCCTTCAAAGTAAGAAGACTAAATTTAATTAACTCTAGGCCATTTAATTAGCAGCAATATCAAAAATTCATGTGCTCATTATATTATGCTAACTAAGTCAATGCCAGAACAATTTAAGGGAGGGAGACATGAACTTACAACTATATTTCTAGGGAGGTTGATTCTGTCTGCCATGTTcgtaatttctttaaaagcattcaTCATTGCACGATCAGAGCTGCTCATAGTTCTGCGATTTTGGTACTTTGAATTCCCAAATTCATCAAAACTTGCTGCACCTGtgccctgaaaagaaaaaattttattGTCAATGAAACACAAGCAACTTCCTCCTCATTTCAAGAGCAAACACCTTCCAGCTTTATACACCTTAATACAAGGCATTCAGTTTGAACAGTTGTGCAAATAAATATCATTGAAGTAAATCATACAATCGAGCATTGTTTCAAGCATCAGGTTCTATACTTTGCACAAGTCTCAAATAGTGAATTGATTTCCACGGATTATGTagggatttttctttcctaatgtaacagtattttaaagaataaaacgAATAATACGTAGCCAATGTGTGACTCATTACTCCTGTCACCAATGCTGAGGTCCAAGACTAGATTTCATGCAACCCATATGTCAATTGGGCTGCATCTGCACTGTGGCAGACTGGCgagtcagaaaaacaaaatgttatgGCCAACTGGAGACCAGTTGTTACAACAATAACtcaaatatgaaaatgaaggCATGGGCAAAGAGAACATCCAAACCAATGACCTATTCAAAACCAATTTGATGCTGTGCCTGCTAGCAGTTGCAAGCCTTAATTGTGGCAAAATGTAAATATCCATATATTCTGCCTTTACAGGAAAACCACAGAcctctttaaagaaaagcttGAGGTCTTAGAAGTAAGAGTCACCAACTCAACCTTACAACTTCAAAACAAACTtccaacatgcttttttttttttttcttgaccttACAACTGATAGTGCAGATTGCATACTTCTGTTAGATATACAATCAATTTTGCCCAACTAAGAGGGTCTAAAAATGTTTAAGGCCTTCACTTAGCCATCAGTCTGAAACACGTCTTTTAACAAATAATGCCATGCCAGATTAGTACTAGCTGATGACAACATAGCCTGTAAGATCAGAAGAGCAATGTCCGTAATTTATATTGCCTACTTATGTGTTTACTGTCACAGTGTGTGGGCCCACGAGTTCTCTCAAGTGGAAAACACTTCTTCATGACAATTCCACGTCATGAGTAGAAACCTGGATTCCCTGAATCGGCAAGCATTTATTTCTTGCTGGGACCTTCGAACAATTTAGCTGGGCAACGGCATCCAACTTTCATTGCAGACAGATTTGGTCATTTAAACAAGCTGATACGATGGCCGCTGCAGACACAGACCACTACACTGTTCTGTTTTGCCAAAAACAGTAAGCATAAAGCAGATCTTGATCTACAACTGACTGCTAACCTGGCTATTCACATCCAGCACTTGCACACAAAAGTTCTCAGGTTGAAGACTCAGCAATGTATCAGGATGCCTGGGTGGTACAAGGTGGGGCCAGAACACAGTGAACAAAGGGCAGACCACACCCTGGCACCACTGTATTCCTCTGAGCTGCCCAGATGGAGTCAGAGCTCATTGATTCTTTCCTGATCCATGTTCTTGGGAATTGTCTGTCTATTTTAAGACAGCCTCCAATTCTATAATCTCTCCCCAGTGCACATCTGCATTAAATACATGTTCTTTGGCTGACACTAGTAACGCTCACTCTCGACCATTCACTTACACTGTTCCAATTCCCCACACCCAAGGACTCCAGTTACATCCATTTCTGATGACCTCAGTGGATACCTCTATTGTTGAGACCCAGATCTGTGATGCACACACACTTTGATACTGCTGAGGAAACAGAGGATTCTGGCACAAAACCCTCCCTCACAAGTTTCCTTAGCCCCTTGGTTAGGCCCTATATGACAGATGCCAATTCTAAGattgttcttgggtttttttttttccctactcctTCAAACATCCTTTCAGATGAAAGAACCACCCAGAAATGACCCTGGTACCAACACAGCAGAGGGCTGCTCCAAAGGCAATCCCACTTCCTTTACTGGATGAGCACCTCCAACTATCCAAAGGTTCCCAGTAAGGTTCAAAGGTAAACAAAGAGCAAGAATCAAGCACAAACTTCAGGCCACAAAGAGCATTACAAACATATCTGCAACGCTAGAGATTCTTTTCAGAAATTATGCCAAAACAACTTCCCTTGGCCCAAAACATACACATCTCGGGTCAAAAAGCTCCTCCCTGGCCATCATTCATATCCCTGTTTCCTGCAATGCATTACAACATTCATGTGCATCACAGACTCCTAGATGAGCACCATGCACAAACTCTTACAGGAACTGCATGTGCTCAAAATCTTGTAGATGCCAGAAGAGCGACCACAGACAAAGGCCCATCAACCCTGACAGCAAGTCCCCAGTCCTTTCATAACAGATAGTCCTTTACCAGGAAGCACTGCTATGTCCTGGGGCCATCAAGTATTCCCCTTCACCACAGGGATTTTCCCTGGTCCACTATATAGCACctaaaaggtttttgttttgtttttaaatggttctCCTTAATCtctcattttttactttcttgctgGTACTTATGGTTACCTTTTCCTTCAAACATTTGCTTATGTATATTGAAACTATCAATGCAGCTATAGGCAAGTACTGTTAGCCAAAGGGTTTTACCCTGTCAGTATAAGCACTCTCCAAGAGCCGTACCCAATATACAGCTCACAACTATAAAAGGGTTGGAAAATACTCTTCCATCTCAAACACTTAAATAAACCACAGCAATTCTTCCTGCATTTGCTATTTAAATGCACCATCTACTTTCTTTCTGGAGCTTTCAGTAGAGAGACAATGCTTCGCTGGCTTCAGCCCTTGATAACCATGTCAGGAGTCTATTTCCCTTTGTGGAAAAGACAGAAGCCATacagttttaaatgaaattaaacagacTTTAAGGATTTTTAAGGATTGTGTGTTTTACTGTTGTGGCCTTTATGAGACATCTACTCATATCTTTCCCATCTCAGCAAAAAAGGTATCTGTCAAAGTCAGGAATTCCACCTGTTTGGCTTTCAAACAGAGCAGAAACCTCATGGATACGATCCTGGAAACAGCCTCAAAGATAGCTAGAGTGAGAAAACACAGTCCAGTAAACACTGGTAATCTCTGAAGGGCCTCAATGGAGGTTAGGCTCACAATGCTGGCAGCCAAGAGCTTTGTACCCCAGTATATCCCCTTTAATAGCAGAAAGTAGAAATATCACCATCATCCGCATAATTGACTTGAGGTTATCCACAGTATCAAGAAGTGCCCCCAGATCCAGCAGTCTTCTTGCCCAGTACAACTACCTCATTATAGAGTCTGatgaatcttttcttctttttcaatcaTCAGCCCTTGATATCTTGCCACTGCTTATCAATATAGTGCTTCTAGATCCAGGCCATGCAGTCTGACGACAGCCAGCTTCCTTCCAGAGGCATCTGATCAAAGGATAGGAATTCTATACCAGGAGATTGCATTAGTTTCTTGTTCAACCAGCCTAAATTCTTTTGTAGTTGCACCCACTACAAAAAGGACTAGATTAACTACAAAGGGTAACAAAAGACAACTTCTTCCACAAGATAAGTAGCAAAATTTAACGTTTTCTTTATATCAAGGCAAATCTAGGACCTGCTTGTTCAGTTAATTTTACATGAGGATTTTAGAAGTAACTATAATATTCTGGCAATCAAGTCACAACTAATGCCAGAGATCACCACATCTCCAGTTGATCTGCACTGCCATCAGATCAACTGCAGCACACAGTATCTACTTTCAGAGATACAGTTCTGTGCCATTATCCTGAAGATCTGCCTGAAGAATGCAAAACACTTCCACCACAGCCAACTATGCTATTCATCCTCCTCTCCACAAATTAATCTTTCTTCCAACACAGGCTGTTGCTGCCTGAGACAGATGGGTCCCTTAAGTACTAAAACCAATTAGGAACTAAACCCTTTGCATGGGCAAAGCAGCCTCTCTTGCTGCTAGCAGATACAGACCACATATCTCCAGTAGAAAGGAGTGCCAAAGCAGCACCTCCTGGTTTCAAAGAGGAAAGAGTGACAAACCATTCTGTGAAGCAGAACTGACCCCTTCCTTTACTATTTCAAGGCAACAGCCAGTCACCAGAACTTTACTGTTGTAACTGGCAAGCAGTTCAGACTCCAATTCCACCTACGTTCCCAGGAGTCTACAATAAAACTATGACACAATGTGCCATGAGAATTATCAATGTCCTTCTCTTTTGGATTTTCCACAACACAGGTTACATTTTggggttggtggggttttggtggtagTGGTGTttttggggttgtgtttttttttgttggtttggttttggttttgttttgggcgGGGGGGTGTTGTTTTAAAGATTCTATTATCTGTAGCTCTACCTCAAGCAGAAAGGAATACATCTGTTCCCTGTCCCGTGCAAAAGGCTAAAGCAATCTCTAGCACACAAATCTGGGGTCCACTCCAGGCCATTCTCAGACCTGTTGTTAACTGAGGAAATACAATCTTACCCTGCTTCATCCTCTGGAATTCATGAAGGCTGTTCTGTACTCTGTCGGATACTACTTATCTTCCTCGTGACTACACCAATTTCACCCTTGTTCAACCACTGTGCATATCTAGGTCAATCCCAGCCTACTGCTGGCAAGGACTTCAGAAGACTGCTTGAGAAATGTACTGCTTCCTTGGTTTAGCTATTTTTGCTGTAAAATTCATGCCCTTTCTGCACTGATAGGAAATTTCTTCAGCATCTTCTGATACAAGCCATTCTCATCTttccaaatgacagaaaaaaaagcagctcctgaTACAGAGTTCTCATCAATGAGCTGACATCCCAGAACCCCGGCTCACTGGCAAGACAAACACAGGAACTCTTGTACAGAACACATCCTGATTTGTCAAAGACATTCCCAATTTCCTGTAGAAAATTATGTGTTCCTTCTGTGATTCCTCCCTGTGCAAATAAAATATCCACAGTAGGACAGACTGCCCCCTTTACCTTCTCCAACATGATCCTGCAGTTCCAGTACTTGGACATTTTTATTCACAGTTCTCATAGGTTAATCATGCCACACTGACATTCCCACATCTTGTCTTCACTACTGGCACTCTTTGCTACAGCAAGTTTGCTCATGCCTATTCTGGGCTGTTCTGGTTAACAGCAAAACTGTTTCATTAGATCAGTGTCCATCTCCGAAAATTTTtagttttcactgaaaaactTTTCACAGACGTTTCTTTATGTCTTTAATTCTCTCACTGAGGCTGCTATCCCTCTTATTCTAAAAGAGGATCTGAACCTCCAAAGAGAAGAGGGTTAACAGCACAAGTCACTGTTCGCCTGGATACAAATTCTACCTTTAGCTGAAGTATCTTTTGCCTTTTCCAACACACAGGTTCTAAAAGAGCTCAGGTCATCCTACCTACCGAATCAAACTGAGCTCCCAGAAACAAACCCTGTATTTACACAGTTCCAAAAAGAGACAACAGTGTGAACCTGGAGTAAACAGTCCATTTCTCCATCTGTCTATAAAGGCACTTATCTGATCTTTATCACAGCTGACCAAATCAGCAACAGAAATCCAGGCCCCAAGAACTACGATCTTTCTGGACCTTTACAGGTGACATTAAAACTCCAGTGACTTCTACAGGACTACTTCACCAAGCTACTTAGCAACACCAACTTTTTTAATGGAGCAGTGTAGAAATTAGTTTGCCTGAACAGATTCCAAAAGCCACCATAACGCATCCTAAAATCTGGTGGGCATTGGAGTTGTCCAAAACAGAACCATCTACTTGGGACAATCCTTTGAACAGAAGGTTTCTTTTTCACCGAAGGTGAAAGATTAGCTGTCCATACCAGTATTCATGAGTCAACTTCATCTCTTTGAAGAATTCTTGGTTAAGAAGTATGGTGCACACTCCCCTTTACATATCAATGTATATTTAGGTATGTCTGCTTCTTCATCTAGCAACATCACTGGAACAAAAACTTCTGAGAAATCCTGGTGTGAATGTACCACAACACACAAAGCAGCAATACATTTTTAACAGTTATTTATCAGCAACTGGACCACCTTTCAGGAAACATTCAAGAAATCCACAAAAATCAATTTGgattttgcagtaaaaaaaatataacacaaaGTACCATAATGAAACCTTACCTGGGTCACTACTTCATTAAAGGGAGGATGCTTGCGTGATTAATCTTGCTTGCTCTCTCATGGGAAACAGCATAGAAACAGTGGCTGTACCACTAAATTTcaacttaaatatatatttaatacttTCTTCTGGAGCACTCACACCATGAAAGAATTCTACATTTAGTGCTTTAACATTATCTGGAGGAACATGTACAACATCCACGTAGATCTCCGGGTCTCCAATATGAATCTGatacagattttattacaaaaaatgaTAGTTCAAGTTGGGCAATACTAGCTATTGAGGCCTCAAAACTAAGCATCTGTTATTTCAGAATTATCTCAAATATACACGGCTAAGTCAAAGTGTTTCTTAAAAGACTGCAACATCAGCTTTTCTATTTATAGCAGCATACCAAAGAGTGGCAAGTAACCCCACAGCACTGCAAACTTCTCTTTTGTTGAAGAGGTCAGCCCTTTCCTGCTACCACCAGGGAAGAGCCACATTTTACACACCATTGCAATGTAGGAGTTCAGTTCAGACAAAATCTCTTTGTAAATACATTCTCTGAATAAATTCCCTATAGACATACAAACATGAAGTTGACAAAAACACTCAAACTTAgtaaaatttagtattttaagtGTTACCTTGCCAATCATCGTACTCAAGTCGCCATCACTCAACAAAGGATTCTGGGTATCCCCGACTCGAGATGGATCTTTTGTTGCTTTGTCATTGCTGAAAGTTCTCCACTCTGACCCTACGTCTATGACCCGGTCACCTGAGTTCACAGAAAGCAACAGTCTGCATTAatataacattttgaaatatttaattaaacacTAAAGTTACACATCAGAGTTCTCCATTATAAGAAAGCAGTCTCTTAGCATTCCCAAACAGAACAGTAACTTGCAGGACAATGTACCAAAATGTCTGGGATTTACAAGTTAAGTTGAAAGcaaaggggggaggagggggggcatATGCAACAAGAGCTGCACGCAAGACAAATAACTAGAGAAACGCATCCCAAACACAAAGAGTTACGGTTAACCTTAAAGAATATCATGGGATCTTCAATACACAAGAGGAATCAAGATCTTGATTACAAGCTGGAGGTCATGGTTACCTATGGTTCTCAGTGCTTAGACAAATAAGTTACTGTAACTTAACAAGTTCTCTCACATTTGCCATGTGTTCAAAGTGCACATGCGAATTATCTGTCATGCGTACTCTCATTAAGCTGTAGTAAATCACCTCTGCGCATGAGCTCTAGGTCCTTGGCACTCTGAAATATGCCACCTTCTAACCCACCATAACAACATTTTACAGCTCAATTCTTGTTCTTGAAGGCAGGTCTGACCCTGCCCAACTCCGTTTATG encodes the following:
- the GTF2B gene encoding transcription initiation factor IIB isoform X3, coding for MICSECGLVVGDRVIDVGSEWRTFSNDKATKDPSRVGDTQNPLLSDGDLSTMIGKGTGAASFDEFGNSKYQNRRTMSSSDRAMMNAFKEITNMADRINLPRNIVDRTNNLFKQVYEQKSLKGRSNDAIASACLYIACRQEGVPRTFKEICAVSRISKKEIGRCFKLILKALETSVDLITTGDFMSRFCSNLGLPKQVQMAATHIARKAVELDLVPGRSPISVAAAAIYMASQASAEKRTQKEIGDIAGVADVTIRQSYRLIYPRAPDLFPADFKFDTPVDKLPQL
- the GTF2B gene encoding transcription initiation factor IIB isoform X1; this translates as MASTSRLDVLPRVTCPNHPDSILVEDYRAGDMICSECGLVVGDRVIDVGSEWRTFSNDKATKDPSRVGDTQNPLLSDGDLSTMIGKGTGAASFDEFGNSKYQNRRTMSSSDRAMMNAFKEITNMADRINLPRNIVDRTNNLFKQVYEQKSLKGRSNDAIASACLYIACRQEGVPRTFKEICAVSRISKKEIGRCFKLILKALETSVDLITTGDFMSRFCSNLGLPKQVQMAATHIARKAVELDLVPGRSPISVAAAAIYMASQASAEKRTQKEIGDIAGVADVTIRQSYRLIYPRAPDLFPADFKFDTPVDKLPQL
- the GTF2B gene encoding transcription initiation factor IIB isoform X2, giving the protein MASTSRLDVLPRVTCPNHPDSILVEDYRAGDMICSECGLVVGDRVIDVGSEWRTFSNDKATKDPSRVGDTQNPLLSDGDLSTMIGKGTGAASFDEFGNSKYQNRRTMSSSDRAMMNAFKEITNMADRINLPRNIVDRTNNLFKQVYEQKSLKGRSNDAIASACLYIACRQEGVPRTFKEICAVSRISKKEIGRCFKLILKALETSVDLITTGDFMSRFCSNLGLPKQVQMAATHIARKAVELDLVPGRSPISVAAAAIYMASQASAEKRTQKAFIMLAVSWACESSRAQAVRCLHPCSP